A genome region from Purpureocillium takamizusanense chromosome 8, complete sequence includes the following:
- a CDS encoding Alpha-amylase (CAZy:GH13~EggNog:ENOG503NV3E~SECRETED:SignalP(1-18~SECRETED:cutsite=ALA-AD~SECRETED:prob=0.8465)~COG:G) — MKLSSLFALVQLCAAALAADTASWKARNIYFALTDRIARSGSDSGGGSCGDLGNYCGGTFQGLQSKLDYIKGLGFDAIWITPVVANSDGGYHGYWARDLYTVNPKYGSADDLKSLVNAAHGKGMYVMVDVVANHMGKANLADNKPTPLDQASSYHPDCVIDYSNQTSIENCRIGGLPDVDTQDPAIRKLYQSWVRWLISEFGFDGVRIDTVRHVEKDFWPDFASAAGVYTIGEVFDGNPDFLAGYAGLMSGLLNYAIYYPLNNFYQQKGSSQALVEMHDTVSRKFPDPAALGTFVDNHDNPRWLNQKNDPVLLRNALTYVLLARGVPILYYGTEQGFAGGADPANREDLWRSGFPTDGDMYKFVATVAGVRKNAGGLPENDHVHLFVADTAYAWSRAGGKIVVLTSNGGKSQHYCFNTQRQNGSWKGALDGKTYTSDGSGQLCADVVNGEPVVLVSA, encoded by the exons ATGAAGCTGTCGTCTCTCTTCGCACTCGTGCAATTGTgtgccgctgccctggctgcgGACACTGCCTCTTGGAAGGCCCGCAACATCTACTTCGCGCTTACTGATCGTATCGCTCGAAGCGGCAGCGATTCAGGAGGCGGCTCTTGCGGCGACTTGGGCAACTACTGCGGCGGCACCTTCCAAGGTCTGCAGTCCAAGCTCGACTACATCAAGGGTCTCGGCTTTGATGCCATCTGGATCACGCCGGTTGTTGCAA ACAGCGATGGGGGCTATCACGGGTACTGGGCTCGGGACCTGTACACGGTCAACCCCAAGTACGGGTCAGCAGATGACCTAAAGAGTCTTGTGAATGCCGCTCACGGCAAG GGAATGTACGTCatggtcgacgtcgtcgcgaaCCACATGGGCAAGGCCAACCTTGCCGACAACAAGCCCACCCCACTAGACCAGGCGTCTTCGTACCACCCGGACTGTGTAATCGACTATTCGAACCAAACGAGCATTGAGAACTGTCGCATCGGGGGCCTCCCGGATGTCGATACGCAAGATCCCGCCATCAGGAAGCTCTACCAGTCGTGGGTCAGGTGGCTCATCTCCGAGTTTGGCTTTGACGGGGTGCGCATCGACACCGTCAGACACGTTGAGAAGGACTTTTGGCCTGATTTCGCCTCCGCGGCCGGTGTTTACACCATCGGCGAGGTCTTTGACGGCAACCCTGACTTCCTGGCCGGATACGCAGGCCTCATGTCTGGCTTGCTCAACTACGCCATCTACTATCCGCTCAACAACTTTTACCAGCAAAAGGGCTCATCacaggccctcgtcgagatGCACGACACGGTGAGCCGAAAGTTCCCGGATCCCGCTGCGTTGGGCACATTCGTGGACAACCACGACAACCCCCGGTGGCTGAACCAGAAGAATGACCCCGTCCTGCTGCGCAACGCGCTGACCTACGTGCTGCTTGCTCGTGGCGTGCCAATCCTCTACTACGGCACTGAGCAGGgcttcgccggcggcgcagaccCTGCGAACCGCGAGGATCTATGGCGCAGCGGGTTCCCCACCGATGGTGACATGTACAAGTTcgtggcgacggtggcgggaGTGCGCAAGAACGCCGGCGGGCTGCCTGAAAACGACCATGTCCATCTTTTCGTCGCAGACACGGCGTATGCGTGGAGTCGTGCGGGCGGCAAGATCGTCGTGCTCACGAGCAATGGCGGAAAGTCGCAGCACTACTGCTTCAACACGCAGAGACAGAATGGGTCGTGGAAGGGCGCGCTGGACGGGAAAACGTATACGTCAGACGGGAGCGGA